The Juglans regia cultivar Chandler chromosome 2, Walnut 2.0, whole genome shotgun sequence genome includes a window with the following:
- the LOC108995469 gene encoding glutathione S-transferase U9-like, which translates to MAEEDQVTLHGAWTSPFVKSVELGLKIKGIPYKYVEEDLKNKSPLLLNYNPIHKKVPVLVHNGKPIVESSIILEYIDETWKNGPPLLPQDPYKRAQVRFWVSFLQQQVFETTILVIKSDGEAQEKAIKELFEKLMVLEDGMKNTFTDDDDLEGTTSIKHENIGLLNVVLVSCFGSYKVQEEVLGFKIIDPEKTPLIFSWLEALIEIPAVKEAAPPPEKIVGFLKRFRQNALKSTAI; encoded by the exons atgGCGGAGGAAGACCAAGTAACGCTGCACGGAGCATGGACTAGTCCTTTCGTAAAGAGTGTGGAACTGGGCCTTAAAATTAAAGGTATACCCTACAAGTATGTGGAAGAAGATTTGAAGAACAAAAGCCCCCTTCTGCTCAACTACAATCCCATTCACAAGAAGGTTCCTGTCCTTGTTCATAATGGAAAACCCATTGTTGAGTCATCTATTATCCTCGAATACATCGATGAAACCTGGAAAAATGGTCCTCCACTGCTACCCCAAGATCCCTACAAAAGAGCCCAAGTTCGTTTCTGGGTTAGCTTTCTCCAGCAACAG GTGTTCGAGACAACGATCTTAGTAATAAAATCCGATGGAGAAGCACAAGAAAAAGCCATCAAGGAACTGTTTGAGAAATTAATGGTATTGGAAGATGGAATGAAGAACACCTTtacagatgatgatgatcttgagGGCACTACATCCATTAAGCACGAAAATATAGGACTCTTGAACGTTGTACTTGTATCCTGTTTTGGTTCCTATAAAGTTCAGGAAGAAGTCCTTGGTTTCAAGATTATAGACCCAGAGAAGACTCCACTGATATTTTCATGGTTGGAAGCCTTAATTGAGATACCTGCAGTGAAAGAGGCAGCCCCCCCTCCTGAAAAGATTGTGGGATTTCTCAAACGTTTCAGACAGAACGCCCTTAAATCTACTGCAATTTGA
- the LOC108995470 gene encoding uncharacterized protein LOC108995470, with protein sequence MAFSATFFTSSSPSLTLSLKTRRPFCTRTSNFLKPLSVRASTTLDYSKVLVDDKTPNPSKTSNWQWKYKDDYVNIYYEEHERESSDPPKNILMMPTISDVSTVEEWRLVARDIVQQVGEVNWRATIVDWPGLGYSDRPKIDYNADVLETFLVDFINAPNSPISGSGNNLVVFGGGHAATITVRAVKKGLVKPTAIAAVAPTWAGPLPIVFGRDSSMETRYGLLRGTLRTPAVGWMMYNMLVSNEKAIESQYKSHVYANSDNVTPEIVESRYALTKKKGARYLPAAFLTGLLDPVESREEFLELFANLEGKLPVLVVSSEGSPKRSKAEMEALRGAKGVSKFVEVPGALLPQEEYPAKVAEELYRFLRENFQPEV encoded by the exons ATGGCGTTTTCTGCAACATTCTTCACATCTTCATCACCCTCCCTTACACTTTCTCTCAAAACCCGTAGACCCTTTTGCACTCGAACTTCTAATTTTCTTAAACCCCTTTCAGTCAGGGCCTCAACTACTCTGGATTACTCCAAGGTCTTGGTGGACGATAAGACACCGAACCCATCAAAG ACTAGTAACTGGCAATGGAAATATAAGGACgattatgttaacatctattaTGAGGAGCATGAAAGGGAGAGCTCTGATCCTCCTAAAAATATCCTAATGATGCCGACCATTTCTGATGTTAGTACTGTTGAAGAATGGAGATTAGTGGCAAGAGACATTGTTCAACAAGTTGGTGAAGTCAATTGGCGAGCCACTATTGTAGATTGGCCTGGTCTGGGTTACTCTGATAGGCCGAAGATAGATTACAATGCCGATGTCCTGGAAACATTCCTTGTTGACTTCATTAATGCTCCCAATAGCCCAATAAGTGGCTCAG GGAATAATTTGGTGGTCTTTGGAGGAGGGCATGCAGCAACAATTACAGTTCGTGCTGTGAAAAAGGGTTTGGTGAAACCAACGGCCATAGCTGCTGTTGCGCCTACATGGGCTGGTCCCCTTCCTATTGTGTTTGGTCGAGATTCTAGTATGGAAACACG GTACGGATTGCTTCGAGGCACCTTAAGGACCCCTGCAGTGGGATGGATGATGTATAACATGCTTGTCAGTAATGAAAAGGCAATTGAATCCCAGTACAAATCCCATGTCTATGCCAATTCTGACAATGTTACTCCAGAAATTGTCGAAAGCAGATACGCACTAACAAAAAAGAAGGGTGCTCGATATTTGCCTGCTGCTTTCTTAACCGGTCTACTTGACCCTGTTGAATCTCGGGAAGAGTTTCTTGAACTATTTGCAAATTTGGAGGGGAAGTTACCTGTGCTAGTTGTGTCAAGTGAAGGATCTCCAAAGAGGTCAAAAGCAGAGATGGAAGCTCTCAGGGGAGCAAAAGGAGTGAGCAAGTTTGTAGAGGTTCCAGGAGCTCTTCTTCCGCAGGAGGAGTATCCAGCGAAGGTTGCCGAGGAGCTTTACCGATTTTTGCGAGAAAACTTTCAACCCGAGGTTTAA